In Natronorubrum halophilum, the genomic window GGCGATGGTGACGGTTTCGTCGGTCCCCGGAAGCTCCGCCTCGACCAGCATCTCGCGCTGGGAGACGTGATCGCAATCGTAGACGTCGGCGACGTCCTGAACGGGTGCACAGGGAACCGTCCCGCGAAGGGCGTTGATAACGTCCGCGACCGATCGTCGGGCCACCCACTCTGCAATGGCCGGTCGGAGGTCGTCCCGGGCTTCGAGACGTTCGGGACCGCTCGAGTACTCGACGACCCAGCCGGGGCGTTCCATCGCCTCGCAGAGGCCGTGCCAGTGACCGTCGGTGAGTGCGGCGATGACGACGTAGCCGTCGTCGGCCTCGAAGGCGTTGTACGGGAACAGCGTCGGATGGGAGTTCCCGTCTCGGTCCGGCACCTCGTCGGTGTAGGAGTACTGGTAGACCGACCGCTCGGCGAGACTCACCATCGCGTCGTACATCGCCGTATCGACGAACTGTCCCCTGCCCGTCCGCTCTCGGTGGTGGAGGGCGGCGAGGATGTTGACCGCGTGTAACACGCCGGTGAAGATGTCGCCGACGCCGAACCCGACCTTCGTCGGCGGGCCGTCCGCCTGTCCGGTCTGGTGCATGACGCCGCCGAGCGCCTGGGCGACGAGATCGAACGCTGGTTCGTCCTGTTTCGGACTCGAGCCCGTTCGCGGGTCGCCGAAGCCACGCATCGCGGCGTAGACGAGTCGCGGGTTCCGCTCGGCCAACTGCTCGTACTCGAGGTCGAACTTCTCCATCGTGCCGACCCGATAGTTCTCGACGACGACGTCCGCGTCGTCGACGAGCGACCGGAACGCCGCTCGGTCCGCTTCGTCGTCGAAATCGAGCTCGAGGCTTCGCTTTCCCCTGTTAACGCTCTGAAAGTAGCCACCGAAACGCTCGTCGGCCTCGTGAAACGGTGGCGTTTCGCGCACGAAGTCCCCGCCCGGCGGTTCGATTTTCACGACGTCAGCGCCGAGATCGGCGAGCAACATCGTACAGTAGGGACCACCGAGGACCCTCGTCAGATCCAGTACACGTACGTCGTCGAGGGCAGTCATGTGTCGTATCAACGACCATGAGTATCTCGGGCTTTGTTATGGAGCTCGTTCCCGAGTTCGACCGTTCCTACCCGCTGCCGGACACGGAGTACATCCGGAACTCGTCGTTCGAGATCACCTTGTCGACACCCTCGCGGGTCTCGAACTCCTCGAGCGAGTCCTCGCTGTGATGGAGTTCGTCGTAGATCTCGATTTCTCGAGTCAGATCGAACTCGGTGACGACGAAGTAGTAATCGCTCCCGTGATACGCCCCGCTGTAGTTGCCGGCCTCGAACGCCTCGGGATCGACGGTGCCGCTGTCCGCCGTCCCCGCGCTCAGCGTCCCTTCGCGTTCGATGCCGTTGAGACCGTGGTCGTACCGGTAGGGATCGTATCCCATCCCCGCGAGGGGCGTGTCGTCGTCGGTGTGTGTCAGTCCGGCCTCATAGCCGCTGAACTTCTGATCGGTAACGTGCTGATTGGGACTGTAGATGATCGGCGAGGCGAACACCGTCATCAGTCCGAGGACGAGACAGGCCCCGAGTGCGAGCGCGACGACGGCGTTCGCACCCGGTCTCGTGATCACGCTCGAGAGTCCGCCAACGCCGCGTGCGAAAGCGACTCCCGCGAGGATCGTGAGAATGACTGCGAGGAAACCGACCTGTCGAAACGCCATGGTCGGCGTCCCGAAGAAGTAGACGAAGAACATCCCGGTTAGCGGGATCAGCGACAACGAGAGGTAGTTGACGAACGACTTCGTCTCGGGGTCGAGACTGGTCCGACCGAGCCACACCAGCAGGATGAAGACGCCGACGACGAGCGAGATCACTGCGAGTTCGAAGAACATCGTCACGAACAGTTCGCCGAGACCGCCTCCGATCTCCTGGAGCGAGGCCTCGCGTTGGCCGACCTCGGCACCGCCGCCGACGTCGGCGGTGAGGATGCCGGTGAGAAGCCCGGCCAGCGCGTCTCTGAACCGCTCGTTGCTCGTCGCCCAGACGGTGAAGATGACTCCGAGGACGACCGTGTGAGCGTACATCGTCGGATGGTCGAGGATCGGGTGGTCGTCGTAGCGCCGTCGGGCGAGGAACTGGACGGCGCTGATCGCGCCGAGCAGGACGACGACGTTGATCATCTGCTGTGGGTGGACGAACAGGAGCGCGATCCCCGTCAGGAAGATGAGGAGGGTGAACGGCGAAAGGCCGAACGCGAGGCGCTCGATCGCCGCGCGGCGGCGGAGGTACGCGACGAACGCGAAGACGACGACGGGAACCAGAAAGAGGGCGTTCGAGTTCGTGTGGACGCCCATGTGCGTCGCGATGTTGTTGATCGGCAACACCATCCAGGAGATGACCGCCGCGATCCCGACCGCAACGCCGCTCCCGGAGATCTCCCGAACGACGAGCGGAACGAACAGCAGGAACGGCACGAAGAGGATGACGATGCCGAACAGGAGTGCGCGTTCGATCGGGACGCCGCCGACGTAGTGAAAGACCGAGGCGAGCGAGTGAATGCCGGGGTAAAACAGCTCGTGCGGTGCCGTCTGTCCGGTGACGATATCTCGCGTCCAGCCGAGGTGGGTGAGCGCGTCGCCCATTCCAGCAAACCGGTAGTTCCTGATCACCGGGAGACTGACGATCCCCGTGACCGTGGTTGCGCCGAGTGCGATGCCGCACGCCTGCTCGCGGCCACGGCAGGTGAGCGCCGTACTCACGGCGACGGCCAACGCGAGGGCGAACGCGGCCCACGTTATCGTCGGCGTGCCCGTGTATATCGACGGCTCGTAGCTGCTCGCGGGGTTCGATCTCGCGACGAGAAGCCCGACCGCCGTCGCGAGAAAGCCGACGGCGAACGTGATGTTGAGCGTCGATCGTTTCATGATCTTGTAGCTAAATCGCTGTTCAGTCCAGTATCAATACGCATGTCTTGGCCGAAGGTCATCGAACCCAACGTTTGTTATAGGGCTCCTATACCGCCGACTTCCCCGTCTGCGGGGGAGTATATTGCGGGGTTCCGTGCGCTCGACACCGAAACACGACCGCCAGCGTCTCGCTGATGGCATCCCGTCCGTTCCGGCCGTCGGCTCGTCGCTCCTTCGACGACGGTGCGCTCCGCGGTCCATCGATACTGGAGGTTCGCGTGCCATGTCGAGGTGGCCGGGCCGACCGCCTCGAGCGGACCGTCCCCGGAATCGCCGTCGCGTGGCCCGGATCGACCGTCGCCGCGAATGGACCCGTTCGAACGCGCACGCGAGCGAAGGAGGTGTGTCATCGCCTGTGGACCGTCGACCGAGCGTAAATCGGTACTTCTCACACGAGAGGTGACGGAGGTATGCATCCATTATCGACCGTGAATCGATCGGTATCCGTTGCATTCTCACGTTCCGAACGATCAACGGTTCTGATGGTTTTTGTACTAGTTCGTGATCCGTCGAGTCGACAGCGACCAGTGCGTGCAGTAGCCGCTGATCAACGACCCACCCTAACCTATGTCATCCATCGTTATCGACCGCGTCAGCGCCGACGGTACGACCCTCGAGTGTGACGTTCGCACGTCCGCGGACCTCGAGCGTTTTTTCACGACCGAATCGTTTCGAACCGAGTACGACGTCTCGATCGAGGACGTTCCCGAGGGGGTGCTCGCGATCCCGGTCCTCGCGCAGGTCTGTCCCGTCGCGTGGGCGAACGGGGCCGACGTCTACGTCGACGAGGTCGACGCTGCGTTCGCCCGCGCCTTAGAGGACGTGAAGGCGTCGTTGCTCTCAATGTACGACTTCCTCGAGGGCGGTACCCTCTATGCGAAACGAACGATCGACGCCGATCCCGCGGACGGCGGCGAGAGCGGGCTCCTCTTTACCGGCGGCGTCGACTCGACGTGTTCGTACGTCCGCCACCGCGAGGAGAACCCGACGCTCATCAGCATCCGGGGCTGGACGATCACGCCCGACTCGGCCGACGACGAGGACTGGGAGCACCTTCGGTCGCGCGTCTCGTCGTTCGCCGACTCCCACGGCCTCGAGACGGCGTTCGTCGAGTCGAACATGCTCTCCTTCCTCGCCCACCCGATGTTGCTGGCCCACTACAAACGTCACGTCGACGGGGCGTGGTACAGCTCCGTCGGCCACGGCCTCGGCCTCCTCGGCCTCTGTGCCCCGATGGCCTACGCCCGAGGTATCGACGATCTCTACGTCGCCGCCACCCACTGGGAGGGAATCGACCTCGAGTGGGGATCGCGCCCCGACATCGACGATCACGTCCGGTGGGCGGGTACGCAGTGCCACCACGACTCCTACGACCTCACCCGACAGGAGCGCCTCGACGTCATCGCCGACTACGTCGAAACCGAGGAGCCGACGCTCGAACTCCAGACCTGTAACGTCCGGATGGACGGCAACTGCGGCGAGTGCGAGAAGTGCTACCGGACCGCCGTCGGACTGCGACTCTCCGGACTCGAGCCGACGGTACACGGGTATCCGTTCGCTGACGAAGAGTACCGCGAGATCCGGACCGCCCTCGAGGAGGGGCAGTGGGTCCTCGGACAGGACGAACTGCACATGTGGGCGGACATCCGCGATCGCGCGCGCGAAACGGAGCCCGAATCGCTCGAGGAGGAGGTCTTTTTCGAGTGGCTCGAGTCGGCCGACCTCGAGGATCTCGTCTCGGAGTCGGCGTCCCCGCTGTCTCACCGGCTGCTCCGTGCGGGTGCGAGAAACGCACCGACCAGCGTGTACAACACCGTCTACCCCGCCTGGACGACGGCCAAATCGGGGCTGCGGCGCGTTCGATCCGGCCGATAACGGGCTCCCCGTCTCGACCTGTCCGATAGCGCTCGCCGCGTTCTGTCCGTCGCGGGTCTCGAGTATAGGATACGGTTGCATCGCTACGCTGTCAGCTGTCGAAGAAACCGCGTCTCTACTCCGCTCCGTCGAGACTACCGCTTGGGAACGCCGTAATCGACGTGGACGTGCGGAACGCTCGCGGACTCGGGTGCCGGGACGCCGTTCCAGTCGACGAGGCGGACGTTCGTCACCTGCCCGGCGAATCGGAATCGCTGGACGCCAACGTCGATCGTTCCCTCCGCGGCGCCGCCCGAGACGATCGTTGCCTCCTCGACGGGATCGTCCGCGACCATCTCGAGATCCCCGTCGACGGCGATCTCGAAATTCGAGGGAACTCCCCGACCGACGATCGTTACGAGGTTCGGAAGCTGTGCAGCGTCAGTCGTGGAAGCGTGGTTCCGTACTGATGTATCGCGTACCATACTCCGTAACCCGAGCATCTCGGTATAAGCTTTCCTGTCGAATTAATGGTAGCTACTCGAGAAATACAGTCAGACGGATACTGACCACCGCGTAGCTGGTCGCGTACGATGTGATGAATGTAAGATGTGACGGATAGTAGATACTCGCGGGCGGGGTGATGAGTGAAACCGCCAGTGGACGCTCGGTGGCGGATCGTCGGTTATCGTATCTCCGAGAAGGTATTCATGAGGTCGCGAACGAAGGGACGCAGGTCGTCGCGACTGAGGTAGTCGAACCGCGGCTGATCGTAGAGCGATCGCGCGACTGTCGACACCGCGTCGGATATCGACGGCTTCTCGACGAGTTCGATCTCCTTGGTGAGCACCGAGTGGAGATACAGCAGTTCGCCACGGAGGAGGTGGCCGCCGATTCCCGGCCGGTAGCTGTGATCGATCCGGTCTCGTTGTCCGTTGGCCAGCAACCAGTAGTAGTAGGGGAAATCCGCGCCGGTCTGTACGGAGAAGGGGAGCGACGACCAGAACCGGGGATTGACCTCCATGAGCTTGAACTCGCCCGTCTCGTCGTCGCGCAGGAACTCGACCATCGCGAGCCCGTGCCAGTCCAGTTCGTCGAGCAACGCGAGCCCCGATTCCTCGAGCGCGGGAATGTCGACCGATTCTCGAAACGCGCTGGGTCCGCCGGCGTAGCTGTAGCCGCGTCGCTGTCGGTGCTGGAACGTCGCCAGCGGCTTGCCCTCGTCGTAGAGCGCGAAGAAGCCGTACTCCTCGGTCGTCGAGACGTACTCCTGAACGAGGGGGACGTGTTTCATCTCCACGTGGACGTCTTCGGCGGTGGCACCGTGGCACGACTCGAGGTATCGAGTCGACGGCGGGGAAACGCACGTCTCCGGCGTGTACTCGTCGACGTACTCGTCGCCGAGGATCGTGTACCTGGGTTTGACGATCCACTGTCGCTCCTGGTCGGGTGCCGTCGTGAACAGGGCGGTCTCCGGCGCGGCGACGCCCGCGGTTTCGGCGGCATCGAAGAGTCGCATGCGATCCTGCGCGCGCGCCAGCGTCTCGAACGTCGGCCACGGCGTGCGCACGTACTCGGCGAACTCGTCTCGGTACTTCGAGAGAACGTAGACGTCGGGTTCTCGAACGGGAATGATCGTCCGCACGTCCGGACGCATCGCGAGCGAGCGCAACGCGTCCTTGTACGCCACGAGATCGTCGTGCGGCGACGGCACACGAACCGCCTCGTCGCAGTACTTCGACTGAAACGCCGGCGTCGTTTCGTCGCTCGAG contains:
- a CDS encoding carboxylate--amine ligase; its protein translation is MDNPTWAGNGSVVVPGISAPSTVACVRSLGRRGIRTIVVSSDETTPAFQSKYCDEAVRVPSPHDDLVAYKDALRSLAMRPDVRTIIPVREPDVYVLSKYRDEFAEYVRTPWPTFETLARAQDRMRLFDAAETAGVAAPETALFTTAPDQERQWIVKPRYTILGDEYVDEYTPETCVSPPSTRYLESCHGATAEDVHVEMKHVPLVQEYVSTTEEYGFFALYDEGKPLATFQHRQRRGYSYAGGPSAFRESVDIPALEESGLALLDELDWHGLAMVEFLRDDETGEFKLMEVNPRFWSSLPFSVQTGADFPYYYWLLANGQRDRIDHSYRPGIGGHLLRGELLYLHSVLTKEIELVEKPSISDAVSTVARSLYDQPRFDYLSRDDLRPFVRDLMNTFSEIR
- the mct gene encoding succinyl-CoA:mesaconate CoA-transferase, producing the protein MTALDDVRVLDLTRVLGGPYCTMLLADLGADVVKIEPPGGDFVRETPPFHEADERFGGYFQSVNRGKRSLELDFDDEADRAAFRSLVDDADVVVENYRVGTMEKFDLEYEQLAERNPRLVYAAMRGFGDPRTGSSPKQDEPAFDLVAQALGGVMHQTGQADGPPTKVGFGVGDIFTGVLHAVNILAALHHRERTGRGQFVDTAMYDAMVSLAERSVYQYSYTDEVPDRDGNSHPTLFPYNAFEADDGYVVIAALTDGHWHGLCEAMERPGWVVEYSSGPERLEARDDLRPAIAEWVARRSVADVINALRGTVPCAPVQDVADVYDCDHVSQREMLVEAELPGTDETVTIAGTPIKMAETPPTPGDRAPLLDEHRSELLEPAVGPRPEPETQTDPEPRDGETGRVGLTDGSLDDD